One part of the Oenanthe melanoleuca isolate GR-GAL-2019-014 chromosome 26, OMel1.0, whole genome shotgun sequence genome encodes these proteins:
- the LOC130263580 gene encoding alpha-1,6-mannosyl-glycoprotein 4-beta-N-acetylglucosaminyltransferase-like isoform X2: protein MRCSLKRSLTALLAASFLILLLLLYGDSQQEQDLLEVELRGLAPDRILLQPEGAQRILRDTAELSALHNVSYQLLAGSPAPRKKFLAVGLASVQRPRGFYLPATLQSLFSQSTEEELQEMVVVVHLADTDPGWNVRVAATIAQKFARHILLGQLLLIHAPPEFYPSLEGLKRNFNDAEERVRFRSKQNVDYAFLLAFAANLSSYYLMIEDDVWSARSFLTAIRKALASQEGSNWATLEFSKLGYIGKLYRSSDLPRLACFLLLFYQEMPCDWLLVHFRQLLTQKDVIRFKPSLFQHMGLYSSFQGTVNRLKDEDFQADALDVPDNPPASLYTSMSIFENYEPLKAYSSAQGYFWGKDPAAGSTFSIVFQQPARVSRVRVRTGSAERPGDFLHAGLLELGQRRARSRDCSSYIPVGSFKKGILEQQGLERVLPGPVECVRIRVTQDQSEWLIIQSIDIWTTAGI, encoded by the exons ATGCGATGCTCCCTGAAACGCtccctcacagctctgctcgCTGcctccttcctcatcctcctcttgCTCCTCTATGGGGACAGTCAGCAGGAACAGGATCTCCTGGAG GTGGAGCTCAGGGGCCTGGCTCCTGACaggatcctgctgcagccagagggaGCCCAGCGCATCCTcagggacacagctgagctCTCTGCACTCCACAACGTCTCCTACCAGCTCCTCGCTGGCTCCCCGGCTCCCCGAAAAA AATTCCTGGCAGTGGGACTGGCGTCCGTGCAGAGGCCACGTGGCTTCTACCTCCCGGCCACGCTCCAGTCCCTCTTCAGCCAGTCCAcggaggaggagctgcaggagatggtggtggtggtgcaCCTGGCTGACACCGATCCTGGCTGGAACGTGCGCGTTGCCGCCACCATCGCCCAGAAGTTCGCTCGCCACATCCTCCtgggccagctcctgctgatcCACGCTCCCCCTGAGTTCTACCCCAGCCTGGAAGGCCTGAAGAGGAACTTCAACGACGCAGAGGAGCGGGTGAGGTTCCGCTCGAAGCAGAACGTGGACTACGCCTTCCTGCTCGCCTTCGCTGCCAACCTCTCCTCCTACTACCTGATGATCGAGGATGACGTGTGGAGCGCCAGGTCATTCCTGACGGCCATCCGCAAGGCACTGGCTTCCCAGGAGGGCTCCAACTGGGCCACCCTCGAATTCTCCAAGCTGGGCTACATTGGAAAGCTCTACCGCTCCAGTGACCTTCCTCGCCTGGcttgcttcctcctcctcttctacCAGGAAATGCCCTGTGACTGGCTGCTGGTCCACTTCCGCCAACTGCTCACCCAGAAGGACGTGATCCGCTTCAAGCCATCCCTCTTCCAGCACATGGGCCTCTACTCCTCCTTCCAGGGCACTGTCAACCGGCTAAAGGACGAGGATTTCCAGGCCGATGCCTTGGATGTCCCGGACAACCCGCCGGCATCCCTGTACACCAGCATGTCCATCTTTGAGAACTATGAGCCCCTCAAGGCCTACAGCTCGGCACAGGGCTACTTTTGGGGCAAAGACCCAGCAGCTGGCAGTACTTTCTCCATTGTGTTCCAGCAGCCGGCTCGAGTCAGCCGTGTCCGGGTGCGCACGGGCTCCGCGGAGCGCCCGGGCGACTTCCTGCAcgcagggctgctggagctgggccagcgCCGAGCCCGCAGCCGGGACTGCTCCTCCTACATCCCTGTGGGCTCCTTCAAGAAGGGgatcctggagcagcagggcctggaGAGGGTCCTGCCCGGGCCCGTGGAGTGCGTGAGGATCCGGGTGACGCAGGACCAGAGCGAGTGGCTCATCATCCAGAGCATTGATATCTGGACCACAGCAGGCATTTGA
- the LOC130263580 gene encoding alpha-1,6-mannosyl-glycoprotein 4-beta-N-acetylglucosaminyltransferase-like isoform X1 yields the protein MPVREAAAVPTVGWGPLARSTWAPAGLAGSPKLPGQRPPANAPPLREAGKDSGWGFAERESRVRPARGSCQGRAPRRGEAAAHPPQPAGAMRCSLKRSLTALLAASFLILLLLLYGDSQQEQDLLEVELRGLAPDRILLQPEGAQRILRDTAELSALHNVSYQLLAGSPAPRKKFLAVGLASVQRPRGFYLPATLQSLFSQSTEEELQEMVVVVHLADTDPGWNVRVAATIAQKFARHILLGQLLLIHAPPEFYPSLEGLKRNFNDAEERVRFRSKQNVDYAFLLAFAANLSSYYLMIEDDVWSARSFLTAIRKALASQEGSNWATLEFSKLGYIGKLYRSSDLPRLACFLLLFYQEMPCDWLLVHFRQLLTQKDVIRFKPSLFQHMGLYSSFQGTVNRLKDEDFQADALDVPDNPPASLYTSMSIFENYEPLKAYSSAQGYFWGKDPAAGSTFSIVFQQPARVSRVRVRTGSAERPGDFLHAGLLELGQRRARSRDCSSYIPVGSFKKGILEQQGLERVLPGPVECVRIRVTQDQSEWLIIQSIDIWTTAGI from the exons ATGCCCGTCCGTGAGGCTGCCGCAGTTCCCACGGTGGGCTGGGGGCCCTTGGCTCGATCCACGTGGGCTCCCGCCGGCCTGGCCGGTTCTCCGAAGCTCCCGGGGCAGAGGCCGCCGGCGAACGCTCCTCCTCTGCGGGAGGCAGGCAAGGACTCGGGGTGGGGCTTTGCCGAGCGAGAATCCAGAGTGCGGCCAGCCCGGGGAAGTTGCCAGGGCCGAGCACCCCGGAGAGGCGAGGCTGCCGCCCACCC gcCTCAGCCAGCAGGGGCCATGCGATGCTCCCTGAAACGCtccctcacagctctgctcgCTGcctccttcctcatcctcctcttgCTCCTCTATGGGGACAGTCAGCAGGAACAGGATCTCCTGGAG GTGGAGCTCAGGGGCCTGGCTCCTGACaggatcctgctgcagccagagggaGCCCAGCGCATCCTcagggacacagctgagctCTCTGCACTCCACAACGTCTCCTACCAGCTCCTCGCTGGCTCCCCGGCTCCCCGAAAAA AATTCCTGGCAGTGGGACTGGCGTCCGTGCAGAGGCCACGTGGCTTCTACCTCCCGGCCACGCTCCAGTCCCTCTTCAGCCAGTCCAcggaggaggagctgcaggagatggtggtggtggtgcaCCTGGCTGACACCGATCCTGGCTGGAACGTGCGCGTTGCCGCCACCATCGCCCAGAAGTTCGCTCGCCACATCCTCCtgggccagctcctgctgatcCACGCTCCCCCTGAGTTCTACCCCAGCCTGGAAGGCCTGAAGAGGAACTTCAACGACGCAGAGGAGCGGGTGAGGTTCCGCTCGAAGCAGAACGTGGACTACGCCTTCCTGCTCGCCTTCGCTGCCAACCTCTCCTCCTACTACCTGATGATCGAGGATGACGTGTGGAGCGCCAGGTCATTCCTGACGGCCATCCGCAAGGCACTGGCTTCCCAGGAGGGCTCCAACTGGGCCACCCTCGAATTCTCCAAGCTGGGCTACATTGGAAAGCTCTACCGCTCCAGTGACCTTCCTCGCCTGGcttgcttcctcctcctcttctacCAGGAAATGCCCTGTGACTGGCTGCTGGTCCACTTCCGCCAACTGCTCACCCAGAAGGACGTGATCCGCTTCAAGCCATCCCTCTTCCAGCACATGGGCCTCTACTCCTCCTTCCAGGGCACTGTCAACCGGCTAAAGGACGAGGATTTCCAGGCCGATGCCTTGGATGTCCCGGACAACCCGCCGGCATCCCTGTACACCAGCATGTCCATCTTTGAGAACTATGAGCCCCTCAAGGCCTACAGCTCGGCACAGGGCTACTTTTGGGGCAAAGACCCAGCAGCTGGCAGTACTTTCTCCATTGTGTTCCAGCAGCCGGCTCGAGTCAGCCGTGTCCGGGTGCGCACGGGCTCCGCGGAGCGCCCGGGCGACTTCCTGCAcgcagggctgctggagctgggccagcgCCGAGCCCGCAGCCGGGACTGCTCCTCCTACATCCCTGTGGGCTCCTTCAAGAAGGGgatcctggagcagcagggcctggaGAGGGTCCTGCCCGGGCCCGTGGAGTGCGTGAGGATCCGGGTGACGCAGGACCAGAGCGAGTGGCTCATCATCCAGAGCATTGATATCTGGACCACAGCAGGCATTTGA